A single region of the Ziziphus jujuba cultivar Dongzao chromosome 10, ASM3175591v1 genome encodes:
- the LOC107411204 gene encoding uncharacterized acetyltransferase At3g50280 — MVADGIAVADIRNAVNVPDDILHSFFPLNGVLNYEGIYKPLLAVQLTELRDGIFISCTMNHSVSNGTPFWHFFNTWSQISRGSRGDRDDHRQALQVSSQPPPLFAHRYLNGIIELPLRIPFEIPRTTFTPPPPIFQHRVFHFTKQTISQLKAKAKTNANAKMEIHNISSLQALLAHFWICVTRARNLKANQEVSLGVMIGMRSRLEQVFGRTVSHTSEEARKLLQDWAKDPIMFKSAGITDNTTLSLGSSHRYNIYGNDFGWGRPIAVRSSRENMSDGKMTVFSGAEEGSIDFEVWLFPEVIQAMVNDAEFMNTITV; from the exons ATGG TTGCCGATGGCATAGCGGTGGCTGACATTCGTAACGCCGTCAATGTTCCTGATGATATCCTTCACTCTTTCTTTCCATTGAATGGAGTCCTCAACTATGAAGGAATTTACAAACCATTGCTTGCAGTGCAACTAACAGAGTTACGCGATGGTATCTTTATATCTTGCACAATGAACCACTCTGTTTCCAATGGCACTCCATTCTGGCATTTCTTCAACACTTGGTCTCAAATCTCAAGAGGTAGCAGAGGCGATAGAGATGATCATCGTCAAGCACTTCAAGTGTCATCACAACCGCCTCCTCTTTTCGCCCATCGGTACCTCAACGGCATCATTGAACTCCCACTTCGCATTCCTTTCGAAATCCCTCGGACGACTTTCACTCCTCCACCGCCGATATTCCAACACAGGGTGTTTCATTTTACCAAGCAAACCATTTCACAACtcaaagccaaagccaaaacCAACGCCAACGCCAAGATGGAGATCCATAACATCTCTTCACTTCAAGCACTCTTGGCTCATTTTTGGATATGCGTTACCCGTGCCAGAAATCTGAAGGCGAATCAAGAGGTTTCTTTAGGGGTTATGATAGGCATGAGGAGCAGATTGGAGCAAGTATTTGGCAG GACAGTTTCACATACATCAGAAGAAGCAAGGAAGTTGTTGCAGGATTGGGCGAAAGATCCTATTATGTTCAAAAGTGCAGGAATTACAGATAATACAACATTGTCTTTAGGTAGCTCGCATAGATACAACATCTATGGTAATGATTTTGGTTGGGGAAGACCTATTGCAGTTAGAAGCTCACGGGAAAACATGAGTGATGGGAAAATGACTGTGTTTAGTGGGGCTGAAGAAGGAAGTATAGATTTTGAAGTTTGGCTTTTTCCTGAAGTAATACAGGCTATGGTGAATGATGCTGAGTTCATGAACACTATCACCGTCTAA
- the LOC107411217 gene encoding DNA repair protein RAD51 homolog 4 isoform X2: MAPLKSLEPEFSAIDSHFQMFCVSLGIFTEDFLLYDLHKLTGFAEQKPNSERLKQGITQLLSVVDGLHKPWMNGMDLLEDAKQNKHILSTGCEGIDMLLGGGLREGQLTEIVGPSSSGKTQVCLQAASSVAKKHMGSVVYIDTCNSFSPQRVASFVGLVSNLPFDQGAKHKILQNVMSNILCHSVFDIFAMFGVLHQLEFKLRSQKGDNQVQLLIVDSISSLITPILGGSGLHGHALMLSVGYLLKKLAHEHNIAILVTNHTVGGEGGIPKPALGETWKSIPHVRLLLSRDRGNNICSVSIIKHSSMASGKAASFMIYG; the protein is encoded by the exons ATGGCACCATTGAAGTCTCTGGAGCCAGAATTCTCAGCAATAGACTCCCATTTTCAAATGTTTTGTGTTTCTCTAGGCATTTTCACAG AAGATTTCCTACTCTACGACCTCCATAAGTTAACTGGATTTGCAGAACAGAAGCCTAATTCCGAAAGATTAAAGCAG GGAATTACCCAGCTTCTTTCTGTCGTTGATGGTCTGCATAAACCATGGATGAATGGTATGGATCTATTGGAAGATGctaaacaaaacaaacatatattgTCAACTGGGTGTGAAGG GATTGATATGTTGCTTGGAGGTGGCTTACGCGAGGGTCAGTTAACAGAAATTGTTGGCCCATCTTCTTCTGGCAAAACACAA GTCTGTCTGCAAGCTGCATCAAGTGTTGCAAAGAAGCATATGGGAAGTGTTGTTTACATAGATACATGCAACTCTTTCTCACCCCAACGTGTTGCTAGCTTTGTTGGTTTGGTCTCAAACCTTCCATTTGATCAG GGTGCTAAACACAAAATTCTTCAGAATGTTATGAGCAACATCTTATGCCACTCTGTGTTTGACATCTTCGCAATGTTCGGTGTGTTACATCAGCTAGAGTTCAAACTGAGATCTCAG AAAGGAGATAACCAGGTGCAGTTACTAATTGTTGATTCAATCTCGTCACTTATTACCCCAATACTTGGAGGCAGTGGTTTACAtg GACATGCTTTGATGCTATCTGTTGGATATCTGCTGAAGAAGTTAGCACATGAGCATAATATTGCAATCCTA GTAACCAATCACACGGTGGGAGGGGAGGGAGGTATTCCTAAGCCAGCTCTTGGAGAGACTTGGAAGAGTATCCCACATGTAAGGCTTCTGCTTTCTCGTGATCGTGGAAACAATATCTGTAGTGTTTCCATAATAAAACACTCATCTATG GCTTCTGGCAAGGCTGCAAGTTTTATGATTTATGGGTAA
- the LOC107411217 gene encoding DNA repair protein RAD51 homolog 4 isoform X3, which yields MAPLKSLEPEFSAIDSHFQMFCVSLGIFTVEDFLLYDLHKLTGFAEQKPNSERLKQGITQLLSVVDGLHKPWMNGMDLLEDAKQNKHILSTGCEGIDMLLGGGLREGQLTEIVGPSSSGKTQVCLQAASSVAKKHMGSVVYIDTCNSFSPQRVASFVGLVSNLPFDQGAKHKILQNVMSNILCHSVFDIFAMFGVLHQLEFKLRSQKGDNQVQLLIVDSISSLITPILGGSGLHGHALMLSVGYLLKKLAHEHNIAIL from the exons ATGGCACCATTGAAGTCTCTGGAGCCAGAATTCTCAGCAATAGACTCCCATTTTCAAATGTTTTGTGTTTCTCTAGGCATTTTCACAG TAGAAGATTTCCTACTCTACGACCTCCATAAGTTAACTGGATTTGCAGAACAGAAGCCTAATTCCGAAAGATTAAAGCAG GGAATTACCCAGCTTCTTTCTGTCGTTGATGGTCTGCATAAACCATGGATGAATGGTATGGATCTATTGGAAGATGctaaacaaaacaaacatatattgTCAACTGGGTGTGAAGG GATTGATATGTTGCTTGGAGGTGGCTTACGCGAGGGTCAGTTAACAGAAATTGTTGGCCCATCTTCTTCTGGCAAAACACAA GTCTGTCTGCAAGCTGCATCAAGTGTTGCAAAGAAGCATATGGGAAGTGTTGTTTACATAGATACATGCAACTCTTTCTCACCCCAACGTGTTGCTAGCTTTGTTGGTTTGGTCTCAAACCTTCCATTTGATCAG GGTGCTAAACACAAAATTCTTCAGAATGTTATGAGCAACATCTTATGCCACTCTGTGTTTGACATCTTCGCAATGTTCGGTGTGTTACATCAGCTAGAGTTCAAACTGAGATCTCAG AAAGGAGATAACCAGGTGCAGTTACTAATTGTTGATTCAATCTCGTCACTTATTACCCCAATACTTGGAGGCAGTGGTTTACAtg GACATGCTTTGATGCTATCTGTTGGATATCTGCTGAAGAAGTTAGCACATGAGCATAATATTGCAATCCTA TGA
- the LOC107411217 gene encoding DNA repair protein RAD51 homolog 4 isoform X1 — translation MAPLKSLEPEFSAIDSHFQMFCVSLGIFTVEDFLLYDLHKLTGFAEQKPNSERLKQGITQLLSVVDGLHKPWMNGMDLLEDAKQNKHILSTGCEGIDMLLGGGLREGQLTEIVGPSSSGKTQVCLQAASSVAKKHMGSVVYIDTCNSFSPQRVASFVGLVSNLPFDQGAKHKILQNVMSNILCHSVFDIFAMFGVLHQLEFKLRSQKGDNQVQLLIVDSISSLITPILGGSGLHGHALMLSVGYLLKKLAHEHNIAILVTNHTVGGEGGIPKPALGETWKSIPHVRLLLSRDRGNNICSVSIIKHSSMASGKAASFMIYG, via the exons ATGGCACCATTGAAGTCTCTGGAGCCAGAATTCTCAGCAATAGACTCCCATTTTCAAATGTTTTGTGTTTCTCTAGGCATTTTCACAG TAGAAGATTTCCTACTCTACGACCTCCATAAGTTAACTGGATTTGCAGAACAGAAGCCTAATTCCGAAAGATTAAAGCAG GGAATTACCCAGCTTCTTTCTGTCGTTGATGGTCTGCATAAACCATGGATGAATGGTATGGATCTATTGGAAGATGctaaacaaaacaaacatatattgTCAACTGGGTGTGAAGG GATTGATATGTTGCTTGGAGGTGGCTTACGCGAGGGTCAGTTAACAGAAATTGTTGGCCCATCTTCTTCTGGCAAAACACAA GTCTGTCTGCAAGCTGCATCAAGTGTTGCAAAGAAGCATATGGGAAGTGTTGTTTACATAGATACATGCAACTCTTTCTCACCCCAACGTGTTGCTAGCTTTGTTGGTTTGGTCTCAAACCTTCCATTTGATCAG GGTGCTAAACACAAAATTCTTCAGAATGTTATGAGCAACATCTTATGCCACTCTGTGTTTGACATCTTCGCAATGTTCGGTGTGTTACATCAGCTAGAGTTCAAACTGAGATCTCAG AAAGGAGATAACCAGGTGCAGTTACTAATTGTTGATTCAATCTCGTCACTTATTACCCCAATACTTGGAGGCAGTGGTTTACAtg GACATGCTTTGATGCTATCTGTTGGATATCTGCTGAAGAAGTTAGCACATGAGCATAATATTGCAATCCTA GTAACCAATCACACGGTGGGAGGGGAGGGAGGTATTCCTAAGCCAGCTCTTGGAGAGACTTGGAAGAGTATCCCACATGTAAGGCTTCTGCTTTCTCGTGATCGTGGAAACAATATCTGTAGTGTTTCCATAATAAAACACTCATCTATG GCTTCTGGCAAGGCTGCAAGTTTTATGATTTATGGGTAA